A segment of the Synechococcus sp. CBW1002 genome:
CCATTCCCCCGTCTTGCTGCCGTCCCCCCGCACTGCCACCTCCCTGTCCCGGCTGCTGAGCGGTTGGGCGGCGGGGGGGTTCGGGCTGGTGGTGGTGCTGCTGGGCGGCTGGTGGTTCACCGTGGCCCTGGGCGTGATCGTGCATCTGGGGCTGCTGGAGTTCTTCCGCATGGCCCAGTTCAAGGGGATCCGGCCTGCCACCAAAACCACCCTGGTGGCCTGTCAGATCCTGCTGTTCACCACCATGGCCGCCACTGATGGCGGCGGCTGGCTGGCGGTCGACCTGTCAGCGGCGGTGCTGCCGGTGTCGGGGGCGGTGATCTGCGGCTGGTTGCTGTTGCAGCCGGTCACCGGCACGATCGCCGACATCGCCGCCTCGATCTTCGGGCTCTTTTATCTGGGCTTTCTGCCGAGCTACTGGATCAAGCTGCGCGAGCTCGCCGATCCGATGCTGGCCCCGAATCTGGCCTCAGCCCCGCCGCTGTTCACCCCCGGCATGGCGCTGATGCTGCTGGCCTGCCTGCTGATCGTGGCCACGGACATCGGCTCTTACATGATCGGTCGCCGCCTGGGCCGGCACCCCCTCTCGCCGATTTCCCCCGGCAAGACGGTGGAGGGAGCCCTGGGCGGAGTGGGCTGTGCCGTGCTGGTGGGTGTGCTCGGAGGCGTGCTGCTGGGCTGGCGCTGGGGCTGGCTGGTGGGGGGCGTGCTCGGCGGGGTCGTCGCTCTGTTCGCCCTGGTGGGCGATCTCACCGAATCGATGATGAAGCGGGATGCCGGTCTGAAAGATTCCGGTGATGCCATCCCCGGCCACGGCGGCATTCTGGATCGGATCGACAGTTACTTGTTCACCCCGGCGGTGGTGTATTCGCTGGTGAGCCTGGTGCTGCCGCTGCTCGACCGCTGAACCTCGCCCCGCTCATGACCGCACCACCCGACACCGCCGAAGCCTGCCGCCGGGCCCTGCTCGAGGCCCAGGCCCATCCACCGCCGCAGCGCCGGGATCTGCGGCCCGTGGTGGAGCAGCTGGAGCGGCTGCAGCCGGCGGATCTGGAACGGGACCGGGCCCTGCTGCGCGGGGTCTGGGAGCTGTTCTGGAGCAGCAGCTCCCAGCCCTGGCTGCGGGAGGCCCCCTGGCTGGAGAATCTGCAGGTGCTCGATCCGGAGGCCGGCCGGGCCATGAATCTGCTGCGGCTGCGGGGACCCCTGGGGGGAGTGGCGGCGATCAGCGTGGTGGCGGCCATCGCCGTCGAAGGCCGCCAGCGTGTGAGCGTGCGCTTCGAGCGGGGCGGCTGGATCGGCCCCACCCTGGGGGCCTGGCGCCCCGAGCTGCTGGCCCGGGTGCGGCAGGCCACGCCGGCCTGGCTCGACATCACCGTGCTCGACCAGGAGCTGCGCCTCTGTCGCGGCAACGCCGGCACCCTCTTCGCCCTGCGGCGCCGGCCGGATCTACGGCCGGAAGACCTGCTGCCGGCCGCCTGAGAGCCTTCCAGCGCTGGGGTCAGGCCAGGCGGGGATGGGCGAAGTTCTGGGTGAAGTCCATGGCGGGCAGGGGCGGGATACTTCCGCTCTAGCCAGTCCGGGGAACCCCGCCATGGTCCAGGAGCCAGAGATTCTCGATGTCGATCTGCTCCGGTTCGAACGCGGCGATGGAGCTGCCCGGCGGGCGGTGGTGGATGGGGTGCGCCGCAGCCTGGCCACGGGCTTCGTCTACACCAGCAGCGATCTGCCCGAGGACCTGCTCGATACCGCCTACGGAATGCTGGCGCGGTTCTTCGCCCTGGAGCCAGAGGTCAAGCAGCGCTTCCGGGCACCCGGCAGCCATGGCCAGACCGGCTACACGGGGCTTCTGGTGGAAACGGCCGCCGGCAGCGAGCAGGCGGACTGGAAGGAAATGCTCAACTGGGCCGCTCCGCTGGCGGCGGCTCATCCCCTGCGGCGGCGCTATCCCCATCTCTATCCCGAACCGGTGCTACCCGAGCAGGTGGTGCCCGGCATCACGGCCGTACTGGGCCACTTTCATGCTGCCGTGGCTGATCTGCAACGGCGCGTTCTGCGGGTGATCGCTCTGGGGCTCGGCTGCGCCGAGACGCTGTTTGAGGAGATGGTGCAGGACGCCCCCACCCTCACCCGCGCGATCCGCTACCCACCAATGGCGCAGGCCCCCAGCAGATCGCACCTGTGGGCGGCTGCCCACGGCGACATCAACCTGATCACGGCCCTGCCGCGGGCCACGGGGCCGGGCCTGCAGGTGAAGGTGCAGGGCCAGTGGCGGGATGCCCTGCCGCCGTCTGGGCGGGTGATCCTCAACAGCGGCCTGATGCTGGAGCGGCTCAGCAATGGCCTGATCCCAGCCGGCTGGCACCGGGTGGTGGCACCTCCAGGCAGCAGCGAGCAGCGGCTCAGTGTGGTGCAGTTCTGCCACGCCCGCCCCTGGACGGTCCTGGCGCCCCTGCCCAGTTGCTGCACAACGGAGAACCCACCGCGCCATGCCGGCATCAGCGCGGCCGATGCGCTGGAGGATGTGCTGTTTCAGATTCAGCTGCTGGAGACACCAAGCCCTGCGGAATCGTCGCCGCCCCTGGATCAGAGACAGCCGTCGTGAGGCGCTTGCCGGAGTTGGCCGTAAAGGTTTCGTTCACCCATGGCAGTCTGTCGGCGCGCTGTCACCACGGCTGAACCCAGGCTGGCGGAAGCGTGTCAGGCTGCGGCCCGGTTTGCGGCCGAGACCCATGATCCAGGCTTCGGTCGCCCATGGGCACGAGCTCCGTGAGATCGCCGCCCAGTTTCATCCCGGCGCGGGCATCATCGCCATTGAGCCCCTGGGGCAGGGCAATGTCAACGACACCTTTCTGGTGTCGCTGGCTGGACAGACCCAACCACCCCTCGTGTTGCAACGCCTTAACAGGGAGGTCTTCCGCCAGCCGAAGCTGGTCATGCGCAACATGCAGATCGTGACCCGGCATGTCGCCGCCCGTCTGCAGGACCTTCCGGATGATCCCGACCACAGCGGCGCCTGCAGGCGCTCCTGGGAGATGCCGCACATCCTTACCCCAACCGATTCTGCCGATCCCTGGGTGGAGCGCGATGGCCAGATCTGGCGGGCCATGACTTATGTACCGGCCGCCCGCAGCCTGGAGATGGCCCGGGATCCGGCGCAGGCGCGTGAAGTGGGCTATGGCCTTGGCATGTTTCATCACCTGATCAGTGATCTCCCGGTCGATCAGCTGGCAGACACGCTGGAGGGATTTCACATCACCCCCACCTACCTGGCCCAGTACCACCAGCTGCTGGGTCGTTGTTCAGCGCCGCCCTCGGCGCAGGAGCACTGGTGTCAGCAGTTCATCGAGAGCCGCCAGTCGCTGGCGCCGGTGCTGGAGGAGGCCAAGGCCCGCGGTGAGCTGCAGCTGCGCCCGATTCACGGCGATCCGAAGATCAATAACGTGATGCTGGATGCCGCCAGCGGCGAGGCCATCGCCCTGATAGATCTCGATACCGTCAAACCGGGATTGGTTCATTACGACATCGGCGATTGCCTGCGTTCCTGCTGCAACACCCTCGGTGAGGAAAGCCGTAATCCTGAGGCGGTGCAGTTCGATCTGGGGCTATGCGAAGCGCTGCTGGAGGGTTATCTGTCCGTGGCCCGGCAGTTCCTCACCACCGCCGATCACCAGTATCTCTATGCGGCGATCCGGCTGATCGCTTTTGAACTGGGTCTGCGCTTCTTCAGCGATCATCTGGCTGGCAACGTGTATTTCAAGACCAGCGATCCCCTCCAGAACCTCCGGCGCGCCCAGGTGCAGTTCCGGCTTGTCGAAAGCATCGAAGCGCAGGAAGGACCGATTCGGGCGCTGCTGAAGCGGCTGGGGGGAGCCTGAGATGGGAGTCCAGTCGGAGCCTGAGATGGAACCCCAGCTGCAGCCGGAGGCCCAGAGCTTCACCCTGGTGCCGTTCCGCAGCGCCCCCGCCACACCCGACCATCCCACCGCCGACCCATGTCTGCCGGGACTCTCCCTGACGGGCTTCATCCAGCGCCTGGGCCCGGAGCTGCGGATCCACTACTGCCTGCGGGCCCCTCTTGCCGAGTTGCTGGTGCCTCCACCGGCACAACAGCCGCAGCGCTGTGATGGCCTCTGGATGCACACCTGCCTGGAGGCCTTCCTGGCGGTGGAAGGGGACGATCGCTACTGGGAGATCAATCTCTCGCCTTCGGGCGATTGGAACGTCTATCGCCTCGAGGGCTATCGCCTCGGCCTCACCCCCGAAGCCAGCGTCAGGGCGCTGCCCTTTCTCAGCCAGCAAAGCCCCCAGCAGCTGGAACTCGCGTTTCACTGCCACCTGCCGCCACCTCTGGCGGCAGCCGCTTCCGTGCAGGTCGGCATCAGCGCCGTGATCGAGCACCGCGGCGGCGCCCTCAGCACCTGGGCCCTGGACCACCCTGGCCCCGAAGCCGATTTCCATCGCCGCGAGGGTTTTCTGCTGCGGATCTGATTGGTCGGATCTGTCGCCAATTCAGAGCCCCAGCTGCCGACGACCCACGACCATGCCAAGCCAGTAGCCCCCTGCCAGCACCAGCAAGCCCGGGGCGGTGAGCGCCTTCAGCAGCAGCAGCGCCCCCACCAGCCACGGCACCATCAGCAACAGGCCCATGCCGAGTTGGTTCTGGCGGCGGGCCAGCCGGCCACCGCCCTGGACCAGGGCAGGCACGCCACGACCGAGGCCGAAGCCGAGCAGACCTCCCAGAAGACCTCCCATCAGAATGGAGACGATCGCAAACACGAGGAACGAACAACGGATTGGAGCAGTCTGATCCTGGCCCGTTACGCCAGCGGCCGCTGGCGCTGATCCTGCTGCGGCCCAGCCGGCTGCGGGCCCTCGGATGAGCAGACACGCGAAGGCCCTGAGTGCCCGGCAGGTCTTCCTCCGCAGGGCCGATGCCGTCGTGGCCGTCGAGGTGGCCGACGGGATGGGCGCCGGTGTGGTGCTGAGTCGATCCGGGTTGATCGCCACCAGTCACCACCTGATCGAAGGCTGGAGCCATGCGAAGGTCCGCTGCCGGGATGGGCGTTGCAGTGCGGCGCCGATCGTGCGCTCCTTCCGCGACTGCGACCTGGCCTTCCTGCAGCTGGATGCCGCCACCGCCGCGGACACCTGCCGGGGGATTCATGGGGCCCTGATCGCTGATCGCGCCCCAGCGGGGCGGCTGCCTGCCATCGGGGAAACGGTCTATGCGATCGGCCATCCTCTCGGCCTCGACTACACGCTCACCCAGGGAATCGTGAGCGGCGTGGACCGGGAGATCGAGGGGCGCCGCTTTCTCCAGATCGATGCGGCGATCAACCCAGGCAACAGCGGCGGCCCCCTCTACGACGTCCATGCCGAGCTGGTGGGCATCATTGCCTGCACGCGGCTGGAATCGGAGGGGCTCAACTTCGCTGTTCCGGCCGTTCGGCTCTACCAGCTGTTCAACCTGTACCGGCAGGAACGCCAGCAGGGTGTCCTGCAGTACTGCAGCGTCTGCGGAGCGGCCAGCCGCGACCTTCACTACTGCGATCACTGCGGCGCCCTGCTGGCCCGGATTGATCCCAGCTTGGAGCCTGCTGAGGAGGAGTCGGCAGAGGAGCCTGCAGACCCGCAGCCCTCAGGGCTGGAAGCAGAGGGTGTCGTGGATCCGGGTATCGATCCAGCTGCCGATCCCGTTGCCGATCCAGTGGCGAGCAGCGCCTGTCCGGTCTGCGGGAGCTTCTGCCAGCCGCAGCAGCGATACTGTGCGGTCTGCGGTGCCACGCTGTAGCGGCCGGCTCCCCTGACGGGATCGATTCCCTGCCTGTGTCCCCTTGGCAACACTGCCGCGATTCCTGGCGGAGCTGGTGGCGAGATTGTCGCTGCCGCCACAACCGGTCAGCCCGGTGGAAGATGCGGTGGATCTGGTGGACGAGGTGCTCGAGAGCCTGGGAGTGAGCGGTCAGCGGCAGGATGGCGAGGAGGGATTCGACTGGAGCTTTCAGGTGGGCAGCGCCCCGATCGAGGTGGCGATCCATCCCAACCCTGTGCTGGGCGAGCTGACTCTGGAGGTCCGCTCGCCGATGCTGAAACTTCCCTGCGGCAATCTGCTGGCCCTGTACCGCCGCTGCCTTGAGCTGAACCGGATCGTGGTGGGCTGCTCGATCGGTGTCGATCAGGACGTGCTCGTGGTGGCCGAGGAACGCCGCCTGCCTGGTCTGGATCCACCGGTCTTTCTGCAGATGCTGCTCAACGTGGCCAGCGCCGCCGATCAGTTCGATGACGAGCTGGCCATGGAATTCGGCGCCATCAAGCTCGGGCAGGAATCGGCAGACCCCGATCCGGAGTAGCAGCCCCGATCCCAAGGATGGGGCCAGGATCAGAATGCCGCCATCCGATCCTGCCGCGACGGTCATGCCGACTCCCTCGCAACTCCTGCCGGAAGCCGACCGCGATCTGCTGCGGATCCTCTGCTGCGTGGCCTGGTCGGATGGGGATTTCGCTGCCGAGGAGAAGCAACTGCTGCAGCGGCTGGTGGCGACCTACTTCCTGCCCGAGGTGGATCCGCTCAGCGCTGCTGATACTGCCGAGGCCCTGGCCGATGAGGCCATGCAGATGGAGGGGATCGAGGAGCTGGTGCAACGCCTGCAGACCGAATCGGATCGCCAGCTGGCCCTGAAACTGGCGTTCATGATGATTCGTGTCAGCACCAGCCCTGGCGACGCCTCCAGCATCAATCCGATGGAGCGGGTGGCGTACCGGCGGCTGGTGGAGGCCCTGGGGCTGGGCGAAGCCAAGGTGCAGGAATGCGAGTGGGCGGCGGAGCAGGAGCTGCGTCAGCACTCCGGCCTGCGGGGCATCCTGGCGAGCCGCTTTGAGTGGCTGGGGGCCTGGCCGTCGCAGGAGCTGCTGGAGACTCCCGGCATGCAGTGGCTCTGAGGTCCAACTGTGAGCGGCGTCACGGATCCCGAAAGGAATCCGCCGCCGAATCCAGAGACTCAATGTCTGAAACAGCTTGCTCTGGAACCTCCAGTTCCAGAGAGATCAGCTCCAGCTCCCGTCCATGCCGCAGCTGCCGGCTGATGGCGCCGCAACCGGGGCAGGTGGGGTCGCCACCGGCGCCGCTGAACTCCAAGGCGCAGACCTGACAGAACCAGCTGGCGGCCACGGGCTCGATCCGCAGGGTGGAGCCCTCCGCCAGGCTGCCTTCCATCACCACGGCATGGGCGAAGTGGAGGGCCTCGGCCTCCACGCCGGCCAGGCTGCCGATCCGCAGGGTGATCGCCACGATCCGACCGCCGTCGTGGGCCAGGGCCTGCTCCACCGCCAGATCCCGCAGCTGCTCCAGCAGGCTCAGTTCGTGCATGCGTCCTCCGGCCCGGCCAGCCAGCGCCATAGCAGGGCACGGGCCTCGGGCACCTGGCGTTGCAGGCGTGGCGACCAGTGGGTGCCATGGCCGAAAGACTCGCCCGGCACCAGCAGCACCCAGGCCGCCGGTCTATGGCCGTAGACCCGGGCACAGAGCTGGAGCAACTGCTCGGCCCCGCAGCGATGCGCACCCAGACCGCCATCCCTTGAGCAGTCCGCCGCCGCGCCATCGGCACCGCCCTCCACGCTGTCATCCGCGTCGCCCTCAGGGCAGCGCTCCCCTTGGCAAGACACGGATGCCAACCGCTCCAGACGCGGCTGATCAGCTCCTCGATCGCCGGCGTCAGCGAGCCAGGCATCCACGAACAGCACCCGCTCGCTGCGGGCCAGATCCGCGGCCAGTTCCGGCAACAACTGGTGGCAAGGACGCAGCTCAAGCTGCACAAGGAACTCCTGCGCCCGGCTGTCCTGCTCCAGGTCCTCCACCAGCCACCGGCCCACCCCGTCGTCCTGGCGGAGGGGGTTGCCGATGCCGATCACCAGAACCGTCGGCTCCGCTGCCATCAGTACCGCCGGCGAGCCGCCATCACTGCCGTTGCCGCGCCGCCAGCAGCGCTCCATCGGCAGCGCGCAGCTCGATCCGCAGGGGCATCTGGCCTGCCGCGTGGGTGGAGCAGGACAGGCAGGGATCAAAACAGCGAATGCCGGCTTCGACCCGGTTGAGCAGGGGCTCGGGGATCTCGGCCTCGGCTGCCACCGGCTCGGCGATGAACTCCCGGGCGATCTGGACCACGGTGCGGTTCATGGCCAGGTTGTTCTGGCCGGTGGCGATGATCAGATTCACCCGGGTGATCAGGCCGTCATCGTTGACCCGGTAGTGGTGAAACAGGGTGCCGCGCGGGGCCTCGCTCACCCCCACCGCCTCCTGGGCGTTCAGGGAGGCACGGGCGCGGATGCGGCCCTCCATGAGGCTGTCATCGGTCACCAGCTGCTCGATCCCCTCCAGGCAGGCGACGATCTCCACCAGCCGGGCGTGGTGATACGCGAAGGAGGAGGTGACAACGCGACCGCCGCTGGCCGCCGTGCCGCTGCGCTGGCGGAACTCGATCAGCTCGGCATCGGCCCAGGGGGTACCGATCGCCTCACACACATTCAGCCGTGCCAGGGGACCCACCCGGTAGAGGCCATCGGGGTAGCCCCGCGGCTTGTAGTAGGGGAATTTCAGGTAGCTCCAGCTCTCCACCGCCTCGCCCAGAAACGAGACGTAGTCGTCTTCCGAGAGGTCGTCGGCCACGATCCGGCCGTCGCTGTCGATGAAGCGGATCAGGCCGTCGATGCACTCCCAACGGCCGCCTGGCCCCACCAGGCCCATGAACAGGGAGGGAAAGTCGCCGAAGCAGCGCTGCTCGTGCTGCAACGGCCCATCCAGCAGCGTTTTGTACATCTCCAGGGCCAGGGCCACCGTGGCCCTGGCCTCCGGCAGCCGCTCCAGGATCCACTGCCGCGCCTCGGCGCTCAGGGGCGTGCGCACGCCGCCGGGCACAGCCCAGGCCGAGTGAATCTTGCGGCCGCCCAGCAGCTCCAGCACCTGCTGGCCGAACTGACGCAGGCGGATCCCGGCACGCGCCAGGTCGGGATCGGCCGCCATCAGGCCGAACACATTGCGGTGGGCCGGATCGCTCTCCCAGCCCAGCAGGAAATCAGGACTGCTGAGGTGGAAAAAGGAGAGGGCGTGGCTCTGACAGATCTGGGCGAGGTTGAGCATCCGCCGCAGCTTGCGCGCCGCCGGCGGCGGCTGCACCGCCAGCAGCTTGTCGCCGGTCTTGGCAGCGGCCAGCAGGTGGCTCACCGGGCAGATGCCGCAGATCCGCGCCGTGATGCCGGCCATCTCGGTGAAGGGCCGTCCCTCGCAGAAGGTCTCGAAGCCGCGGTATTCCACCACGTGGAAGCGGGCATCGGCGATGCGCCCGTCGTCGTCGAGGTGGAGGGTGATCTTGGCGTGACCCTCGATGCGGGTGACGGGATCGATCGTGATCGTGCGGGTCATGCGATCTCCTCAGCCGAAGCCCATCCACCACCTTCAGCATGGCCCGAATCCAGCTGCCTGGCTGGCCTCAGCCGGGATCGCCGTTCCGGGCGATGGGGTGGCTTGTGAGTCGGCCTTCGGCCTCGAGGCGCAACGACATGGTGCGCTGCACCACGTACACCAGCTGGGCAGTGCTCCAGCCGGCCATCAGCACACCGTTGACGGCTTCCGCCACGCTGAGCAGACGCCAGCAGGCCGGCAGGGTCACATCGCCATAACCCAACGTGGTGTAGGTGATCCCCGAGAAATAGAGGCTTCCTCCCAGGCCAGGGAATAACCCCAGACCCCGATACACCAGGGCCCAAAGCAGGATTTCCACCAACAGGGCCAGGGCCGTGAGCAAGGCCATCACCAGAATCACCAGCAGCCGGCGCCAGCTGCGGCGGGCGCACCAGGCGTTCAGTCGTGGCCGGTGGGTGAGTTCCGCCTGAATCACGGTGACCAGGGCGTGAACCATGGCGGTGACGATCAGCATCCCCAAGCCAAGGCCCAACTGACCCGCCAGGCCCATGCAGCGGCTGGATGCCTCAAGGGGGCGGGCCTGGGCAACGGCTGGCAGCGCTGCTGCGAAGAAACCAAGGACCACGGCAGGCCTGAGCCTGGTCTGACCGGGAAAGCGTGACATCATCGTGGTCGGGCGGACGCCGGACTGGGCATCTCCGGCATCGGCAACCCGAGCCAGCTGGCCTCCTCTCGAGCAGCGGGCAAGCAGCGCTCCAGCTCCTGGGGACAGGCACTTGGGTCGCCCCTGAGCTGGTTGTAACGGCGCAGGGCGGAGTTTGGGAAGAGCAACAGGCCAACAGCCAGGGCCAGGCCGCAACCCATCAGGTAATCGATCCATCGATTCGGGATGTACCAGGCCACCAGGGGGCCATAGCCGATGAAGGCCACACCGCTGGAGATCAGCGCGGTGCGCAGGTAAGCGGTGCCGTTGAGCGCGATCAGCAAGGCCGCCGTCCCGCCCATCACCAGTCCCGTCTGCAGGCTCCCCATCCCCAGGGTGTTGAACACCAGCAGGGGCATGAGGATGCCGAGGCTGACCCCCACCATGCGGTCCCGAACCCGGGCGAGAGTGTCGCCGATGCTGTCGTTCAGCAGCAGCACCACCCCGAAGTAGAGGTATTTCGGCGTCACCGCGCCCACACCCTCGCCGATGGCCAGGGCGAGGCTGGCGAACACCAGCTTTCGCCAGAAGAACGGCGATGCCAGACCCTGGCGCATGCTCTGGGCCAGGGGAGGATCCATCTGTTTCTCCGGGGCCGCCGCGACGGGTTGGGGCGTCACTGCCGGTGCAAAGGCGACCTGTATCACGGTGCCGGTGACCAGGCCGAGGGTGATGGCGATCAACTCCTGACCCCAGGCACTCCAGCTGGGCGAGCTGCTCAGCAGGGGCAGCACCCCCGCCACGGCTATCACCCCGGACAGCAGCCGCAGTTTTGCCGGCAGCATCAAGGTGAGGACCTGCATCAACGCCGCCACCAGTCCGAACACGAACACCTGCGGCACGGAGGCCAGGGCCAGACCCACGCTCACCCCGATCGCCATGCAGACCCCGACCAACACCAGCAGCACCGGATAGATCGCCAGGGGCCAGCGGCTGAAATCAGGTCGCACCACCAGGGCCGCGATCACCGAGCCATAGGCGATGGCATCGCCGCTCAGGCCGATCCCGCCGCAGACGGCACCGGCAAAGGCGGCCGCCAGGCCGATCACCAGGGCTGCGCGCAGCTGGGTCATTCAGGAGGGGGGTGGACGCAGGGCCTGCGCCCAGCCCACCAGCAGCACCACCAGCAGCAAGGCCACCCAGAACCACAACCGCGGTGGCGAGCTGATGATGGCAATCACCAGCAGCACCAGGGCAATCCAGGGGGCGGGTTGGCGCCAGGGCGCCAACCATCGATCACGGTGGTTCATCGGTTGGCACGCTTCATCGGTAGACCCCTCTCATCGCTCCGCCCCCCCCAGCCAGCGGAGGAACGGCAACACGAAACTCACCAGAGAACGGCGCTCCACCTCCACCTTGGCCTTGGCGGGCGTGCCGTTCTCCAGGGGCAGATCGGGGCCCTGACCGCTGCTCCAGCGCAGGCCACTGGGGGTGGCGGCGGCTTCCAGCGCCACGGTGACCAGTTGCACCGGAGCGGTGATCTTGTCGGTTGCGGTGGCCAGGGGATCGCCACCTTCGCCGACGGCGGCCTGACGGCTGCGGGCGATCAGGCTCTCGGCCAGCTCGGGATCACCCACGGCCCGGCTCACCTCCGCCAGGTCGGCCGTGGCGGGTGAAATGGCCAGGATGCGCCCCTCCAGTGAGCCGAAGCGCTGGGAGGTTCCTCCGTAACGATCGCGCGTCTGCAGGAGGGGATCGAGCTGAATCGCCGCTCCCGGGCGCAGCCTCACGGCGTCGGCATCACTGAACAGGGCCGTGGCCAGGCGAGGCCGGCTTTCCTCCCGGGGGCCGGGCCCGAGGGTGCCCAGCCGCTGTCCCGGCAGAACCGCCTGGCCCGGACTCACCGACAGACTCAGCAGCCGGCCGGAGCGGGGTGCCAGCACATCCTGGCCCTCCCGCTGGGCCTCCAGTTCGGCGCGACTGGCATCGATCTGGGCCAATTGCGCCTCCAGGGCCTTGATCTGGCTCTGGTTGCGGAGATAGAGGTCCTGCGCTCCCACCCACAGGGGGCTGTAACGGGGGATGACCTCCTCGCGGCGCAGGTTCTCCAGGGCCTGCAGTTGCTTCAGCACCGGCTGATTCGACGTGCGAAGGGCCGCGATCTGGGCACGAATCGCCTCCTGCTGGCGGGTGAGCGCCTCTCCCTGGCGGACCAGGGCATTGGGATTGGGTCCTACCGCACCCGCACCCGCCGCCGCCTGGTCCAACCGACTCAGACTGGCCAGCAGATCACCCCGCTGCACCACATCACCGATGCGCCGATGCAGTTGCTGCACCTGGCCCGGTGACCGTGCATAAAATCCCGATCGGCTTTCGGGTTGGAGCAGCACGGCACTGCCCTCGACCTTCACCGCTACAGCCGGTGACAGAGCCCAAGCACCCGTCAATCCGGTCACCAGGGCCATCGGCAACAGACGTGGGGCACAATCCAAGCTGGCCATCACGCCTGGCGTTACTGCAATCAATCAACCTTATCTACTTTAGGCTCTGCCAAATTTCCTTGGTTCAGGG
Coding sequences within it:
- a CDS encoding potassium channel family protein, encoding MVHALVTVIQAELTHRPRLNAWCARRSWRRLLVILVMALLTALALLVEILLWALVYRGLGLFPGLGGSLYFSGITYTTLGYGDVTLPACWRLLSVAEAVNGVLMAGWSTAQLVYVVQRTMSLRLEAEGRLTSHPIARNGDPG
- a CDS encoding FUSC family protein — protein: MTQLRAALVIGLAAAFAGAVCGGIGLSGDAIAYGSVIAALVVRPDFSRWPLAIYPVLLVLVGVCMAIGVSVGLALASVPQVFVFGLVAALMQVLTLMLPAKLRLLSGVIAVAGVLPLLSSSPSWSAWGQELIAITLGLVTGTVIQVAFAPAVTPQPVAAAPEKQMDPPLAQSMRQGLASPFFWRKLVFASLALAIGEGVGAVTPKYLYFGVVLLLNDSIGDTLARVRDRMVGVSLGILMPLLVFNTLGMGSLQTGLVMGGTAALLIALNGTAYLRTALISSGVAFIGYGPLVAWYIPNRWIDYLMGCGLALAVGLLLFPNSALRRYNQLRGDPSACPQELERCLPAAREEASWLGLPMPEMPSPASARPR
- a CDS encoding HlyD family efflux transporter periplasmic adaptor subunit, encoding MASLDCAPRLLPMALVTGLTGAWALSPAVAVKVEGSAVLLQPESRSGFYARSPGQVQQLHRRIGDVVQRGDLLASLSRLDQAAAGAGAVGPNPNALVRQGEALTRQQEAIRAQIAALRTSNQPVLKQLQALENLRREEVIPRYSPLWVGAQDLYLRNQSQIKALEAQLAQIDASRAELEAQREGQDVLAPRSGRLLSLSVSPGQAVLPGQRLGTLGPGPREESRPRLATALFSDADAVRLRPGAAIQLDPLLQTRDRYGGTSQRFGSLEGRILAISPATADLAEVSRAVGDPELAESLIARSRQAAVGEGGDPLATATDKITAPVQLVTVALEAAATPSGLRWSSGQGPDLPLENGTPAKAKVEVERRSLVSFVLPFLRWLGGAER